In a genomic window of Thermoproteus tenax Kra 1:
- a CDS encoding hydrogenase maturation protease translates to MKVLVVGLGNPIYGDDGFGSCMAQFLMQFNDFVYDANAHGIGALGTLSDYDVLIFIDIDAKLPPGAVAVERIEGSLTVSETRLIDAHRAPPSLLVGYLRAMGKSVLARLVAVGPATLEPLSRPSPQVVSAARSVVAELKGILAEYGLELRWSGDPSEELVKCYERALGSPK, encoded by the coding sequence ATGAAGGTCCTGGTGGTGGGCTTGGGCAACCCAATATATGGAGACGATGGCTTCGGCTCTTGTATGGCCCAATTCTTGATGCAGTTCAACGACTTCGTCTACGATGCAAACGCTCACGGCATAGGCGCGTTGGGCACTCTCTCGGACTATGACGTGTTAATATTTATAGATATAGATGCCAAGCTGCCGCCGGGCGCTGTGGCTGTGGAGAGGATAGAGGGCTCTCTAACGGTCTCCGAGACGCGGCTGATAGACGCACACAGAGCGCCTCCCTCGTTGTTGGTGGGCTATCTAAGGGCCATGGGCAAGAGCGTCCTCGCGCGGCTCGTGGCAGTAGGGCCCGCGACCCTAGAGCCGCTCTCTAGGCCCTCTCCACAAGTGGTCTCGGCTGCTAGATCTGTAGTCGCGGAGCTTAAAGGGATCTTGGCGGAATACGGCCTAGAGCTTAGGTGGAGCGGCGATCCCAGCGAGGAGTTGGTGAAGTGCTACGAGAGAGCTCTGGGGAGCCCGAAATAA
- a CDS encoding ATP-grasp domain-containing protein — protein MVKLVVDLLKEEERMLLKAAERLGVKAELVKVDGLDLSTDVDEGVYLIRALSHNRAVVAAAHIESSGSISINSWRALAAGWNKAVALSFLRASGIPIPRTRLAPAIPNAEEFIVKPAFGSWGRKVALAKSKEDVEALLKGVDPDEVYLVQERIGDGTDIRAFVVGYRVVAAMIRRPPPGDWRSNAARGGHVEGIKPDAEVEDLAIKATRALNAEYAGVDILMGNGEYYVGEVNVIPEFKAVSKASGVDVAEELLKYVKELEKK, from the coding sequence GTGGTGAAGCTCGTAGTCGATTTATTGAAAGAGGAAGAGAGGATGTTGTTAAAGGCCGCTGAGAGGCTAGGTGTTAAGGCCGAGTTAGTCAAAGTTGACGGCTTAGATCTATCTACAGACGTCGACGAGGGAGTCTACCTCATCAGAGCGTTGAGCCACAACAGAGCCGTGGTGGCGGCGGCCCACATAGAGTCCTCGGGCTCCATCTCAATCAACAGTTGGAGGGCCCTGGCCGCTGGATGGAACAAGGCCGTGGCGCTTTCGTTCCTGAGAGCCTCGGGCATCCCGATCCCTAGGACCCGCTTGGCTCCTGCGATACCTAACGCCGAGGAGTTCATCGTGAAGCCGGCCTTCGGCAGTTGGGGGCGCAAGGTGGCTCTGGCCAAGTCCAAGGAGGACGTAGAGGCCCTTCTGAAGGGCGTAGACCCAGACGAGGTCTATCTAGTTCAAGAGAGGATAGGCGACGGCACGGACATAAGGGCGTTCGTGGTGGGGTACAGAGTAGTGGCCGCCATGATTAGGAGGCCGCCTCCAGGCGATTGGCGCAGCAACGCGGCGAGAGGGGGACATGTAGAGGGCATAAAGCCGGACGCAGAGGTGGAGGACCTAGCCATCAAGGCCACTAGGGCTCTAAATGCTGAGTACGCCGGAGTCGACATCTTGATGGGCAACGGCGAGTACTACGTGGGAGAGGTCAACGTGATACCTGAGTTCAAGGCCGTCTCCAAGGCGAGCGGCGTCGACGTGGCCGAGGAGCTTTTGAAGTACGTAAAAGAGTTGGAGAAAAAGTGA
- the carB gene encoding carbamoyl-phosphate synthase (glutamine-hydrolyzing) large subunit: MDIRKILVIGSGAIKIAEAAEFDYSGSQALKAFREEGIKTVLVNPNVATIQTSKVLADTVYFVPIRREFLEQIIERERPDAIACGFGGQTALSACVELYDSGVLGRYGVKVVGTPVEGIRRALSRELFQRAMVEAGVPIPPSRSARSPEEALAAAEEIGYPVMVRVSFNLGGAGAFKARNRGELESKIYKAFAQSAIGEVLVEKYLEGWKEIEFEVVRDAYDNVAAVVCMENIDPMGYHTGDSIVVAPCQTLTDDEYQTARNISIAVERAISLIGEGNVQVAINYAGPEQYAIETNPRMSRSSALASKASGYPLAYIAAKLALGYRLDEVMNQVTRRTVAAFEPSLDYIVVKHPRWENDRFGIDEGLGPEMMSIGEAMGIGRNVEEAWQKAVRMIDIGEPGLVGGPLFREATLEEALRALERHLPYWPIYAAKAIYLGVSVDKIYEITKVDRFFLNAIKRVVDMWKRLEAGDISSETIEEAKRLGFSDEQIALASGAREIPRRRPVVKKIDTLAGEWPAETNYLYLTYGGEFDEPTPKADYLVVGAGVFRIGVSVEFDWATVNLALELKRRGHPVAILNYNPETVSTDWDIVDKLFFDEITAERILDIYEKEGGPIIVLYAGGQIGQRLYPKLEALGVKIGGTRASSVDLAEDRRKFSALLDRLNIKQPPWFYAKSVEEAVKLAEELGYPVLLRPSYVLGGTYMAVARNEKELLEFLGRAAKVSGKYPVVVSKFMPYGIEAEADAVSDGRRAVVTAIEHVEPPGVHSGDSTMVMPPRKTPQWAVDKMAQIVHTLARELDVKGPMNVQFIVADDVYVIEANLRASRSMPFVSKATGVNYMSLTADVLTSERLPVEQELTVLRPAKWWVKTAQFSWSRLRGAYPRLGPVMYSTGEVASFGDVYEEALLKSWLSATPNRIPSRNALVYTFDEEYAGLIDEIKRELKWLDILEPDESIVEKLKWKKVDVVITAGVTPERDFSIRRIAADTSTPLVLDPTLGLELARAWGWLRRGGTLRAEPW; this comes from the coding sequence ATGGATATTAGGAAGATCCTGGTGATAGGTTCAGGCGCCATCAAGATCGCCGAGGCGGCCGAGTTCGACTATTCTGGCTCTCAAGCTCTAAAGGCCTTCAGAGAGGAGGGCATCAAGACCGTGTTGGTGAACCCCAACGTGGCAACGATACAGACCTCCAAGGTGTTGGCCGACACAGTCTACTTCGTTCCGATAAGGAGGGAGTTCCTGGAACAGATAATCGAGAGGGAGAGGCCCGACGCCATCGCATGCGGCTTCGGCGGCCAGACGGCCCTCTCTGCGTGTGTAGAGCTGTACGACTCGGGCGTCCTTGGGAGATATGGAGTTAAGGTAGTGGGGACGCCCGTTGAGGGCATCAGGAGGGCGCTCTCCAGAGAGCTCTTCCAGAGGGCCATGGTCGAGGCGGGCGTGCCGATACCTCCCAGCCGGTCAGCCAGAAGCCCCGAGGAGGCGTTGGCGGCGGCCGAGGAGATAGGATACCCGGTGATGGTGCGCGTCAGTTTCAATCTGGGGGGAGCGGGGGCCTTCAAGGCGAGGAATAGAGGGGAGCTCGAGTCCAAAATATACAAGGCCTTCGCTCAGTCCGCCATAGGCGAAGTCCTAGTGGAGAAATACTTAGAGGGCTGGAAAGAGATAGAGTTCGAGGTGGTGAGGGACGCCTACGACAACGTGGCAGCCGTGGTCTGCATGGAGAACATCGACCCCATGGGCTATCACACGGGCGACTCCATAGTTGTGGCCCCCTGCCAGACGCTGACCGACGATGAGTATCAGACCGCCAGAAATATCTCCATAGCCGTAGAGAGAGCTATCTCGTTGATAGGCGAGGGCAACGTGCAAGTGGCCATAAACTACGCGGGGCCCGAGCAGTACGCCATAGAGACCAACCCGCGCATGTCCCGGAGCAGCGCCCTTGCCTCGAAGGCCTCGGGCTATCCCCTGGCCTATATAGCGGCAAAGCTGGCCCTGGGGTACCGCCTCGACGAAGTCATGAACCAAGTGACTAGGAGGACTGTGGCGGCTTTCGAGCCAAGTTTAGACTACATAGTGGTGAAACATCCACGTTGGGAGAACGACAGATTCGGCATAGATGAGGGCCTCGGGCCGGAGATGATGTCCATAGGAGAGGCGATGGGCATAGGGAGGAACGTGGAGGAGGCGTGGCAGAAGGCCGTGAGGATGATAGATATAGGCGAGCCCGGCCTAGTCGGAGGTCCCCTCTTCAGAGAGGCAACGCTCGAGGAGGCGCTCAGAGCGTTGGAGAGACATCTCCCATACTGGCCTATCTACGCCGCCAAGGCCATTTATCTCGGCGTATCTGTGGACAAGATCTACGAGATCACTAAGGTCGATCGTTTCTTCCTCAACGCCATCAAGAGAGTAGTAGATATGTGGAAGAGGTTAGAGGCTGGCGACATATCCTCTGAGACTATCGAGGAGGCTAAACGTCTGGGCTTCTCTGATGAGCAGATAGCTCTCGCGTCAGGCGCCAGAGAGATCCCAAGGCGGAGGCCTGTCGTCAAAAAGATAGATACGCTCGCCGGCGAGTGGCCCGCCGAGACAAACTATCTGTATCTGACGTACGGCGGAGAGTTCGACGAGCCGACGCCCAAGGCGGACTACCTGGTCGTCGGCGCCGGCGTCTTCAGAATAGGCGTCAGCGTCGAGTTCGACTGGGCCACGGTCAATCTGGCTCTCGAGCTCAAGAGGCGCGGCCATCCTGTGGCAATCCTCAACTACAATCCAGAGACTGTCTCCACAGACTGGGACATTGTGGACAAGCTGTTTTTCGACGAAATAACGGCTGAGAGAATACTTGACATATATGAGAAGGAGGGCGGGCCCATCATAGTGTTATACGCTGGCGGACAGATAGGACAGAGGCTCTACCCCAAGCTGGAGGCGCTCGGCGTAAAAATAGGCGGAACCCGCGCATCCTCAGTGGACTTGGCCGAGGACAGAAGGAAGTTCTCAGCCTTGTTGGACAGACTCAACATAAAACAGCCGCCGTGGTTCTACGCAAAAAGCGTAGAGGAGGCCGTGAAACTGGCCGAGGAGTTGGGCTACCCAGTGTTGCTTAGGCCCAGCTACGTCCTGGGCGGCACCTACATGGCCGTGGCGAGGAACGAAAAAGAGCTCTTGGAGTTTCTAGGGAGGGCCGCCAAAGTCAGCGGGAAGTACCCAGTGGTTGTGTCCAAGTTCATGCCCTACGGCATAGAGGCCGAGGCCGACGCAGTCTCAGACGGCAGAAGGGCCGTTGTCACGGCTATAGAGCATGTGGAGCCTCCCGGCGTGCACTCCGGCGACTCCACAATGGTCATGCCGCCGAGAAAAACGCCGCAGTGGGCCGTGGACAAGATGGCCCAAATCGTCCACACGCTCGCCAGAGAGCTCGACGTCAAGGGCCCCATGAACGTACAATTCATAGTGGCGGACGACGTGTACGTGATAGAGGCCAATCTGAGGGCAAGCCGCTCCATGCCCTTTGTCAGCAAGGCCACGGGCGTGAACTACATGTCGCTCACTGCAGACGTGTTGACCTCCGAGCGCCTCCCCGTGGAGCAGGAGCTGACAGTATTACGTCCGGCCAAATGGTGGGTGAAGACAGCCCAGTTCTCTTGGAGCAGGCTGAGGGGGGCCTACCCGAGGCTTGGACCCGTCATGTACAGCACAGGCGAGGTCGCCTCCTTCGGCGATGTCTACGAGGAGGCCTTGCTCAAGAGCTGGCTGTCGGCGACCCCCAACAGAATTCCCTCGAGGAACGCGCTCGTCTATACATTCGACGAGGAGTACGCCGGGCTGATAGATGAAATCAAGAGGGAGCTCAAGTGGCTCGACATACTTGAGCCAGACGAATCTATCGTGGAGAAGCTCAAGTGGAAGAAAGTTGACGTAGTCATAACTGCTGGAGTGACCCCCGAGAGAGACTTCTCAATCAGGCGCATCGCCGCAGACACCTCGACGCCTCTAGTCCTCGACCCAACGCTGGGGCTCGAGCTGGCGCGGGCCTGGGGTTGGCTCAGAAGAGGTGGCACTCTAAGGGCAGAGCCGTGGTGA
- a CDS encoding MBL fold metallo-hydrolase, which produces MRRIRVPLPGMELGHVNSYLVECEDGLALIDVGLATYDGAVGLLRGLRELGARPQDITRVFVTHYHADHITLLSLLSQITEAEYYIGERELSIGSNFDGFLRGLFEEFERHGAPKAFLEEVKKVAPMVRFRKAFEDVWQLPWIPVRDGESLPCGLRAVWTPGHTPGHTVYVRGAAAFTGDHILPKITPNISYWVKIEGYDPLGDYLKSLAKVRGLGAMGYPAHGDPIQDLDKRIDEILEHHRERLAEVAEILTRGPKTAFEVAREVSWDIGQFDSLDVYNKFFAVGETLSHLVHLEFEGVAEGREEGGVVVWRLVEEKLKNYRLT; this is translated from the coding sequence ATGAGGAGGATCAGAGTGCCCCTCCCAGGCATGGAGCTCGGCCATGTGAACTCCTATCTTGTGGAGTGCGAGGACGGCCTTGCCCTAATAGATGTCGGGCTCGCCACCTACGATGGCGCGGTGGGCCTCTTGAGGGGGCTCAGAGAGCTTGGAGCCCGACCCCAGGATATAACGAGGGTCTTCGTCACACACTACCATGCAGACCATATAACTCTGCTGTCCCTTCTGTCGCAGATCACTGAGGCCGAGTACTACATAGGGGAGCGCGAGCTCTCAATAGGCTCTAACTTCGACGGCTTCCTGCGAGGCCTCTTCGAGGAGTTCGAGAGGCATGGCGCTCCCAAGGCCTTCCTCGAAGAAGTGAAGAAGGTGGCGCCTATGGTCAGATTCAGAAAGGCCTTCGAAGACGTGTGGCAGCTCCCCTGGATTCCTGTGAGAGACGGCGAGAGTCTGCCCTGTGGACTAAGGGCTGTGTGGACGCCGGGTCATACTCCGGGCCACACCGTCTATGTCAGGGGCGCCGCCGCGTTCACCGGCGACCATATATTGCCCAAAATCACGCCTAATATCTCCTATTGGGTTAAGATCGAGGGCTACGACCCGTTGGGCGACTATCTCAAGAGCCTAGCCAAAGTGAGAGGGTTGGGGGCGATGGGCTATCCGGCGCACGGCGACCCTATACAAGATCTGGACAAGAGGATCGACGAGATTCTGGAGCACCACAGAGAGAGACTCGCCGAAGTGGCGGAGATACTGACGAGGGGGCCCAAGACGGCCTTCGAGGTCGCCAGGGAAGTCAGTTGGGACATAGGTCAGTTCGACTCTCTGGATGTCTATAACAAGTTCTTCGCCGTAGGCGAGACTTTGTCCCACCTAGTGCACCTCGAGTTCGAGGGAGTTGCAGAGGGGAGGGAGGAGGGCGGAGTCGTCGTGTGGCGCCTCGTGGAAGAAAAACTTAAAAATTATCGATTGACCTGA
- a CDS encoding transcriptional regulator produces the protein MPHLSPEAVLILTSLLLAQTRLRSRVSLYQLARSTSLSMATVYRKAAELSRLGLLLKLGRGSYVITPRGSFYLATIALEDGKPEQVLRAAVARLKNDWGLEEFTDEEVEAYVRLVSIGLQKLGRPPLGFCADDFGRTVQVLLPPKFSGYDVVDMIAQHLGVPTEMVKRAERVIAKAILEFFPSIRLPDGCRSVVIPHGEYGLKLTPLAAYCRASGYTLGLKCTYGRVALMRIFQKDENKGNIT, from the coding sequence ATGCCACACCTCTCTCCTGAGGCTGTTTTGATTTTGACCAGTCTGTTATTGGCTCAGACTAGGCTACGCTCAAGGGTCTCGCTATACCAACTAGCTAGGAGCACCAGCTTGAGCATGGCTACAGTATATAGAAAGGCGGCGGAGCTATCCAGACTTGGTCTCTTGCTAAAGTTAGGCAGAGGATCCTACGTGATAACTCCCAGAGGCTCATTCTATCTGGCCACAATCGCGCTTGAGGATGGCAAGCCTGAGCAAGTGCTCCGAGCGGCCGTGGCGAGGTTGAAGAACGATTGGGGGTTGGAGGAGTTCACAGATGAAGAGGTCGAGGCCTACGTAAGGCTCGTGTCGATTGGTCTCCAAAAGCTCGGCAGACCTCCCCTGGGCTTCTGCGCCGATGACTTCGGAAGGACCGTGCAAGTCTTGTTGCCTCCCAAGTTCTCCGGCTACGATGTGGTGGATATGATAGCTCAGCATTTGGGGGTACCAACCGAGATGGTGAAGAGGGCCGAGCGCGTGATCGCTAAAGCTATTCTGGAGTTCTTTCCGTCCATTAGGCTCCCAGACGGCTGTAGAAGCGTAGTCATTCCGCATGGAGAGTACGGGCTCAAGTTGACGCCTCTAGCTGCATACTGCCGCGCGAGTGGGTACACTCTGGGTCTCAAATGTACTTACGGCCGCGTAGCTCTGATGCGAATTTTTCAGAAAGATGAAAATAAAGGTAATATAACATAG
- a CDS encoding DJ-1/PfpI family protein: MVKILIIAGDAVEALEIFYPYYRLKEEGWEVDVAAPSKKDLRTVVHDFEPGWETYSEKPGYLFKWVTKTLAEVKPEEYDGLVIPGGRMPEYVRVVAAEDVKRIVRHFFEANKPVAAICHAPQILAAAGVVRGRRMTSYIAVRPEVENNGGIWVDQEVVVDGNLVTSRAWPDNPAWMREFIKLIKARLK; encoded by the coding sequence ATGGTAAAAATATTGATAATCGCAGGAGACGCCGTAGAAGCTCTCGAGATCTTCTACCCCTACTATCGTCTGAAGGAGGAGGGCTGGGAGGTCGACGTCGCAGCTCCCTCAAAGAAGGATCTACGGACCGTCGTACACGACTTCGAGCCAGGTTGGGAGACCTACAGCGAGAAGCCTGGCTATCTGTTTAAATGGGTCACTAAGACTCTCGCCGAGGTCAAACCGGAGGAGTACGATGGTCTAGTGATACCGGGCGGGAGGATGCCCGAGTACGTGAGAGTTGTTGCGGCCGAGGATGTGAAACGGATCGTCAGACACTTCTTTGAGGCAAACAAGCCGGTGGCCGCCATCTGCCATGCGCCCCAGATACTCGCCGCAGCTGGAGTAGTCAGAGGCAGGAGGATGACCAGCTATATCGCAGTAAGGCCGGAGGTGGAAAACAACGGAGGGATCTGGGTCGACCAAGAGGTCGTCGTAGATGGAAACTTGGTGACCTCCAGAGCTTGGCCGGATAACCCAGCTTGGATGCGCGAGTTTATAAAATTGATCAAGGCCAGACTCAAATAA
- a CDS encoding alkaline phosphatase family protein, with product MQVPNYSGLGLSALPNTLLERFGATPRGPTLARDLGLGKSVALVLLDGLGFSSFDRHASELAGHLRAVYRITSVFPTTTSVALTTLSTGLTPCEHGIVAWSFYLKEAGAVIDSLNMSPILGERDALNAAGYDLRSLFNAPTIFRELARQGVRTRAFLPRGLSGGISRVLYDGTEVFEYVSVYDAFVGAGRLLRDGPSYVYIYIPTIDSVFHKYGPESEEGDAAVRGLLEEVVELSRRYMAAADVIITADHGHEEITKNISLRDGELLESLIMPPHGDPRAVFLRTRGEAPDLGKFGSFELIDRESAVKAGLFGVCNGRFLERIGDYIALPSHGLAAMYLYKPKNEDPLKFKGHHGGLSESELFVPLLLL from the coding sequence ATGCAAGTTCCCAACTACTCGGGCTTGGGCCTGAGCGCTCTGCCCAATACTCTGCTCGAGCGTTTCGGGGCCACGCCGCGCGGCCCAACGCTCGCTAGAGACCTCGGGCTGGGCAAGAGCGTGGCGCTCGTCTTGTTGGACGGACTCGGCTTCAGCTCGTTCGATAGACACGCCTCCGAGTTGGCCGGCCACCTGCGGGCGGTCTACCGCATCACGTCGGTGTTTCCCACCACCACCTCGGTCGCGTTGACCACTTTATCGACTGGCCTAACTCCTTGTGAGCACGGAATAGTCGCCTGGAGCTTTTATTTGAAGGAGGCCGGCGCCGTCATAGATTCGCTTAACATGAGCCCCATTTTGGGGGAAAGGGATGCATTGAACGCAGCCGGCTACGACTTGAGGTCTCTCTTCAACGCTCCGACGATATTCCGCGAACTGGCGAGACAGGGGGTTAGGACTAGGGCGTTCCTCCCGAGGGGGCTTTCGGGGGGCATAAGCAGAGTGCTCTACGATGGGACTGAGGTCTTCGAGTACGTATCGGTCTACGACGCCTTTGTGGGCGCAGGGCGCCTCCTCAGGGACGGTCCCTCATATGTGTACATCTATATACCGACTATCGACAGCGTGTTCCACAAGTACGGCCCTGAGTCTGAGGAGGGCGATGCCGCCGTGAGGGGCTTGTTAGAGGAGGTGGTTGAGCTGTCGCGGCGCTACATGGCCGCGGCCGACGTCATAATTACAGCGGACCACGGACATGAGGAGATAACCAAGAACATCAGTTTGAGGGACGGAGAGCTTCTAGAGAGTCTCATCATGCCGCCGCATGGAGATCCGCGCGCCGTCTTCTTGAGGACGAGGGGGGAGGCCCCAGATCTGGGCAAGTTCGGCTCCTTCGAGCTTATAGATAGAGAAAGCGCCGTGAAGGCCGGCCTCTTCGGAGTATGTAACGGGAGATTCCTCGAGAGGATAGGAGACTATATAGCTCTCCCAAGCCACGGGCTCGCCGCGATGTACCTATACAAGCCCAAGAATGAGGATCCCCTTAAATTTAAGGGACACCACGGGGGGCTCTCCGAGAGCGAGCTCTTTGTTCCATTACTTCTGCTTTGA
- a CDS encoding MFS transporter, which produces MRLNMFAYILAARAVYALMWFYLAPLLPAMIQDFSVPPSESGLMPAFFIIGAAAAQIPASWIGSKIGDIRTAGLGLFTLGIGSSLVATSPNWWTALAFRAISGVGAGLFFSTAGAALVALRPRSAGSALGWYNASFNIGAFAGYYWGYAAHLLGWRAAALAPALLAVAMSAPLIKEPGLRSSASLSWRAAKLGLASFPIWGAAYAANSLTATWLHFYRGVPASAAGAISSATMASGLLGGMLGSIYDRVRNKRAVPFYSAFLTAVAMAALPLAPAEISPLLVFSYGLGYTVYITSIYAMGAKLGNPSAALAVINVIDMSLGMGFSYVFSYTMELNPAIPWAILSALALISATATLRGAD; this is translated from the coding sequence GTGCGCCTCAATATGTTCGCCTATATTCTCGCAGCCAGGGCCGTGTACGCCTTGATGTGGTTCTATTTAGCTCCGTTGTTGCCGGCGATGATACAAGACTTCTCTGTGCCGCCCTCAGAGTCGGGTCTCATGCCGGCCTTCTTTATAATTGGCGCAGCGGCGGCCCAGATACCTGCAAGTTGGATAGGCTCTAAGATAGGCGATATCAGAACGGCGGGGCTCGGGCTCTTCACGCTGGGCATAGGATCCTCCCTTGTCGCCACTTCGCCGAATTGGTGGACCGCTTTGGCGTTCAGAGCGATATCCGGCGTAGGCGCCGGACTCTTCTTTTCGACCGCCGGCGCCGCCCTAGTGGCCTTGAGACCTAGATCAGCCGGCTCTGCCCTAGGTTGGTATAACGCCTCTTTCAACATAGGAGCGTTTGCCGGCTATTACTGGGGGTATGCGGCGCACCTTTTGGGTTGGAGGGCCGCCGCTCTTGCGCCTGCCCTCCTCGCGGTCGCTATGTCCGCGCCTCTGATTAAAGAGCCGGGGCTCAGATCATCAGCGTCTCTCTCGTGGAGAGCCGCCAAGTTGGGCTTGGCCTCCTTTCCCATATGGGGCGCCGCCTATGCCGCCAACAGTCTGACCGCCACTTGGCTACACTTCTACAGAGGGGTACCCGCCTCGGCGGCCGGCGCCATATCATCGGCGACTATGGCCTCCGGCCTTCTGGGAGGCATGTTGGGGTCTATATACGATAGAGTGAGAAACAAACGCGCCGTCCCGTTCTACTCGGCGTTTCTCACAGCCGTTGCAATGGCCGCGTTGCCGCTCGCGCCAGCCGAGATCTCGCCGCTATTAGTCTTCTCCTATGGGCTAGGCTACACTGTCTATATTACATCTATCTATGCGATGGGCGCCAAGTTGGGCAATCCGTCGGCCGCCTTGGCTGTGATCAACGTCATCGATATGTCCTTAGGCATGGGTTTCAGCTACGTCTTCTCATATACTATGGAGCTGAACCCCGCCATCCCCTGGGCGATCTTATCGGCGTTGGCCCTTATATCTGCAACAGCGACGTTGCGAGGCGCCGACTGA
- the nrfD gene encoding NrfD/PsrC family molybdoenzyme membrane anchor subunit: MSQTWPVSWSGWGPYMPPDFEMIWGWRIAAAVFFTALGAMSMLLAAFYEMRKIKGLATKYGMLAGWVFIIIALAFFVIDLGRPDRAGNIIFIGWPNGRLAQSWMDWGVMFLGGMFLWGLIYLASQFVKAFQRPILMSALYFLIIITAVLSTVYTAFLFSAAGGKSYWWNGSLPLLWLSSGLGYGAAFMLLLARFVKLERGSDLAKLRHFIHELSWIDLLAVIFEAFAWIIFLSVAYANHMETRIPLTQLLFVNYAPYFWGFVVTLGIAIPLLLEIALMRTDPLGKFAAYAVPIIFLAVMIGGYTLRYIVVATAYYYSPFTPLTEAVSQWGPWWS, encoded by the coding sequence ATGTCTCAAACCTGGCCTGTGAGCTGGAGCGGTTGGGGGCCGTATATGCCGCCTGACTTTGAGATGATATGGGGCTGGCGCATCGCTGCGGCTGTGTTCTTCACCGCGCTTGGCGCAATGTCCATGTTGTTAGCCGCGTTCTATGAGATGAGGAAGATCAAGGGGCTGGCCACCAAGTACGGCATGTTGGCCGGCTGGGTCTTTATCATCATAGCGCTGGCCTTCTTCGTGATAGACCTGGGCAGGCCCGACAGAGCAGGCAATATAATCTTTATAGGTTGGCCCAACGGCAGACTGGCGCAGTCGTGGATGGACTGGGGAGTTATGTTCCTGGGAGGCATGTTCTTATGGGGCCTTATATATCTGGCGTCGCAGTTCGTTAAGGCCTTCCAGAGGCCGATACTTATGTCGGCGCTATACTTCCTAATTATTATAACCGCCGTGTTGTCAACTGTATACACTGCATTTCTATTCTCTGCTGCTGGCGGTAAGTCGTATTGGTGGAACGGCTCTCTGCCGTTGCTGTGGCTGTCCTCGGGCCTCGGCTATGGCGCCGCGTTCATGCTTCTGCTGGCTCGCTTCGTGAAGCTAGAGAGGGGGTCTGACTTGGCTAAACTGAGGCACTTTATACACGAGCTGAGCTGGATCGATCTACTCGCCGTCATCTTTGAGGCGTTCGCATGGATCATATTCTTGAGCGTGGCGTACGCCAACCATATGGAGACGAGAATCCCGCTGACGCAACTGTTGTTTGTCAATTATGCGCCCTACTTCTGGGGCTTCGTTGTAACTCTTGGCATTGCTATCCCCCTACTGCTGGAGATAGCGCTTATGAGGACGGACCCCTTGGGCAAATTCGCCGCGTACGCTGTGCCCATAATATTTCTGGCAGTCATGATAGGAGGATATACTCTGAGATATATCGTCGTGGCTACAGCGTATTACTACAGCCCGTTCACCCCATTGACAGAAGCAGTTAGCCAGTGGGGGCCATGGTGGTCGTAG